One Panicum virgatum strain AP13 chromosome 9K, P.virgatum_v5, whole genome shotgun sequence genomic region harbors:
- the LOC120650539 gene encoding uncharacterized protein LOC120650539 isoform X1, with amino-acid sequence MDGGAGPGAEVLSPGEADWPPELRLPPPPPPAPASRRGYAAPAPHLHMQLPSAAAPREEERPPPRHAEGGFDDRQFLGSIMGGAAPQQQQHQQPQPQPAAAAAPVKRKRGRPPKNRDGAPPPAAPAPVKKKDEEVVCFICFDGGDLVVCDRRGCPKVYHPACIKRDESFFRSRGKWDCGWHICSGCEKAVQYMCYTCTYSVCKGCIKQGKFFGVRGNKGFCDTCYGTILLIESKDDGAKVGVDFDDKNSWEYLFKLYWLDLKGKHLLTLEELISAKSHWSVPTTAGRREKEESSDDLYDANDDQDASFDISSRKRRRNNFSGKRGQKRKKDSSITARQCGISINSAASLPNGSKSGGMSLPGVTEWASSELLEFIGHMRNGDSSYISQPDVQVLLLEYIKQNNLRDPHRKSQVICDSRLSNLFRKPRVGHIEMLKLLEMHYLVKQTPTLNADSQQAVDSDSAEADAGGYNELMGKLSSDKRKKVHKKGERELTTNLEDYVAIDMHNINLIYLRRSLLEDLIDNDAAFSEKIAGSFVRIRISGLGNKQDMYRLVKVVGTPKVAERYNIGKKTTDYALEISNLDKKEVITMDTISNQDFTEEECKRLRQSMKFGLTTRLKVGDVYEKAKIFQSLRFKDWLENEKQRLSHLRDRASETGRRKQLRVCVEKLQLLDTPEEKARMINEVPEVHVDPHMAPNYESAEEQDYKKAVDRTINKNGQDLGRKGAQSNSGENHMQKCLDGSSYTSSALKEDVGHKSGAGSNINLNKAAEPALLGAVSNNTEPEQVWLYKDPKGIVQGPFTLSQLSKWVGYFPRDLRIWLTFESEENSLLLTEVLKKQQTDFVQSSALSTSDKSIWAGTGQERINSDLVANRSSSPIGYNAAYSYAPSRQFAEGSHTTKEDPKSLGATLPWRSLNDGHTLQGQVQHQVSYSSTILSSAGSSAPPSSHDERVPNERVGEWNSCQDNGGMWNSTIALMNDSHKSNVEQHPDGCFMDDQLQTDSTSNRHKVSVLTAQQSERDPATSHSTTSLPEFKAMCQQERCYWSSAINAGAHDLAKPESCSPTNPVEDRDSSSASVVSIQSASTSNSIKTEATTNQHKSCRPDASNAPFDQLPEPKSGPVFSSKTQDVESEYPSPTPKLERKEPSMNHSGSTSVAPEDLATNTCVYSSISFVSEPLGQPASKIDSLLLKERSCLEERHLRDRETFTQTKHLFEETTVKRNNKLVNPVSDAEGIAVSDVLESLTEQSCEKYSMHEAAPSENFVPASAEEEQPQCSSPIALSPWGEQSYYQGEAVDSALWGVQDDPGNDMWSMPSPTPALQPSSGLGADGKDVSCIIEEVIADQGNNIFVETLPTQGEKKMRQGNSSASTGPGETEKVKPKSIAASGPSLDGSTKASDWQPSGSSLVRSAKASGWRPPALSLEGVTNDSGSQPSCPSTQGSTKASGWQRSSSSPDGSRKASGWQRSNSSPDGSRKASGWQAPVFSVEGSAKSAWCRSSTSPDGSRKASGWQRSGSFTHGSAKASGWQPSGSSADGSTKVDGRQRTSSSPEGTRKSSGLHWSGRESSKVNSASGAGKSCKSSSHQATTPTGRHSVEAHQATTPTGRHYVEAPKRQGNSDNSTSVWDEALGNSRELSKRQGNGDKNAGWGEALGSNRSWHSSSGNASRGSHHDRHSHGTEFRQGSSNHPRRYDHRHDHGSGGSSRSSSRGQPQRGVCKYYENGHCWKGSKCQYLHR; translated from the exons ATGGACGGGGGCGCGGGCCCGGGCGCCGAGGTGCTGTCGCCCGGCGAGGCCGACtggccgcccgagctccgcctcccgccgccgccgccgcccgcgccggcctcgcGGCGCGGCTACGCGGCCCCCGCTCCCCACCTGCACATGCAGCTCCCTTCCGCTGCGGCGCCCAGAGAGGAGGAGCGGCCACCGCCTCGCCACGCGGAGGGGGGTTTTGACGACCGGCAGTTCCTCGGATCGATCATGGGGGGCGCGGCcccgcaacagcagcagcatcagcaaccgcagccgcagcccgcggccgccgccgcgccggtgaagaggaagagggggagGCCGCCGAAGAACAGggacggcgcgccgccgccggccgcgcccgctccggtgaagaagaaggacgaggaGGTGGTGTGCTTCATCTGCTTCGACGGGGGCGACCTCGTGGTCTGCGACCGGAG GGGTTGCCCGAAGGTGTACCATCCTGCTTGCATCAAGCGTGACGAGTCCTTCTTCCGGTCTCGGGGCAAGTGGGATTGTG GGTGGCACATATGCAGCGGCTGTGAAAAGGCAGTACAATACATGTGCTATACCTGCACGTACTCCGTCTGCAAAGGGTGCATCAAACAAGGAAAATTCTTTGGTGTTAGAGGGAACAAGGGCTTCTGTGATACATGTTATGGTACAATATTGTTGATAGAATCCAAAGATGATGGTGCAAAG GTTGGTGTTGATTTTGATGATAAAAATAGCTGGGAGTATCTTTTCAAGTTATATTGGTTGGATCTGAAAGGGAAGCATTTATTAACATTGGAAGAGCTAATCAGTGCCAAGAGCCATTGGAGTGTCCCTACTACTGCTggtaggagagagaaagaggagtcATCAGATGATTTATATGATGCAAATGATGATCAAGATGCTAGTTTTGACATCTCTTCGAGGAAACGAAGACGGAATAATTTTTCAGGAAAAAGAGGACAGAAACGCAAAAAGGACAGTAGTATTACTGCTAGGCAGTGTGGAATCTCAATCAACAGTGCTGCAAGCTTACCAAATGGATCGAAAAGTGGAGGGATGTCCTTGCCAGGTGTTACAGAATGGGCTTCATCTGAGCTATTGGAGTTCATTGGACACATGAGAAATGGTGATAGTTCCTATATTTCCCAGCCTGATGTCCAGGTTCTTTTGCTTGAATATATAAAGCAAAATAACCTCCGTGATCCTCACAGAAAAAGTCAGGTGATCTGTGATTCAAGGCTTAGCAATTTGTTTAGAAAACCACGTGTTGGTCATATTGAGATGTTGAAGCTTCTGGAGATGCATTATCTTGTGAAACAGACTCCAACGTTAAATGCAGATAGTCAACAAGCAGTTGATTCAGATTCTGCCGAAGCAGATGCTGGAGGATATAATGAGTTGATGGGTAAATTAAGTTCTGATAAGAGGAAGAAGGTTCATAAGAAGGGTGAAAGAGAACTGACAACTAATTTAGAGGACTATGTAGCCATTGACATGCACAATATCAATTTAATTTACTTGCGTCGGAGCTTGCTGGAGGATCTTATTGACAATGATGCTGCATTCTCTGAGAAAATTGCTGGCTCCTTTGTGAGGATAAGAATTTCTGGTCTTGGCAACAAGCAAGATATGTACCGTCTAGTGAAAGTTGTTG GTACACCTAAGGTTGCAGAGCGATACAATATCGGTAAAAAGACAACAGATTATGCTCTTGAGATATCAAATTTAGATAAAAAAGAGGTTATCACAATGGATACGATCTCAAATCAGGATTTTACAGAG GAGGAATGCAAGCGCTTACGTCAGAGTATGAAGTTTGGTCTAACCACCCGGTTAAAAGTG GGAGACGTCTATGAGAAAGCTAAAATCTTCCAATCTCTGCGATTTAAAGAT TGGTTGGAAAATGAGAAGCAGAGGCTGAGCCATCTTCGTGATCGTGCTAGTGAAACTGGACGTCGAAAGCA ACTGAGAGTGTGTGTAGAGAAGTTGCAGCTTCTGGACACTCCTGAAGAAAAAGCCCGAATGATTAATGAAGTGCCAGAAGTACATGTTGATCCCCACATGGCTCCAAATTATGAATCTGCTGAAGAACAGGATTATAAGAAAGCCG TTGATCGGACAATAAATAAGAATGGACAAGATCTAGGAAGAAAAGGAGCACAATCGAATTCTGGGGAGAATCATATGCAGAAATGCCTGGATGGAAGCAGTTACACCAGTAGTGCACTAAAAGAGGATGTAGGCCATAAATCAGGAGCAGGAAGTAACATTAATTTAAACAAGGCAGCAGAGCCTGCATTGCTTGGGGCTGTATCAAATAACACTGAGCCAGAACAAGTTTGGCTCTACAAGGATCCTAAGGGAATTGTTCAGGGGCCGTTTACTCTTTCGCAGTTATCCAAGTGGGTAGGTTACTTCCCACGCGACCTGAGAATATGGCTCACATTTGAGAGTGAAGAGAACTCGCTTCTGTTGACTGAAGTGCTCAAGAAACAGCAGACAGATTTCGTTCAGTCTTCAGCACTCTCTACCAGTGATAAATCAATATGGGCAGGCACAGGGCAAGAAAGAATCAACTCAGATTTAGTTGCAAATAGATCTTCCTCCCCTATTGGTTATAATGCCGCGTATTCTTATGCACCATCTAGGCAGTTTGCTGAGGGTTCTCATACTACAAAAGAAGATCCAAAGTCTCTGGGTGCAACTTTACCATGGAGGTCACTGAATGATGGTCACACTTTGCAGGGCCAGGTCCAGCATCAGGTTAGCTATTCATCAACCATTCTATCTTCAGCAGGTTCATCTGCACCACctagctctcatgatgagaggGTCCCAAATGAACGGGTTGGTGAATGGAACAGTTGTCAGGACAATGGTGGTATGTGGAATTCAACCATAGCGCTCATGAATGATAGTCACAAGAGTAATGTGGAGCAGCATCCTGACGGTTGTTTTATGGATGACCAATTGCAAACTGACTCTACGAGTAATCGGCATAAAGTCTCAGTTCTTACTGCACAACAATCTGAGAGGGACCCTGCTACTTCTCATAGTACTACAAGTCTGCCAGAGTTCAAAGCCATGTGCCAGCAGGAACGCTGTTACTGGAGTTCAGCAATAAATGCTGGCGCTCATGACCTAGCAAAGCCTGAGAGCTGTTCTCCAACAAATCCTGTTGAAGACAGAGATTCGAGTTCTGCTTCTGTTGTGTCTATTCAGTCTGCGTCTACCTCAAATTCTATTAAGACTGAGGCAACCACGAATCAGCATAAATCATGCCGACCTGACGCATCGAATGCACCATTTGATCAGCTTCCTGAACCTAAAAGTGGCCCGGTGTTTTCCTCAAAGACTCAAGATGTTGAGTCTGAGTACCCTAGTCCAACCCCAAAACTGGAGAGGAAGGAGCCTTCCATGAACCACTCAGGATCAACATCAGTAGCACCTGAAGATTTAGCTACAAACACATGCGTCTACTCTTCAATATCTTTTGTATCAGAACCGTTGGGCCAACCTGCTAGTAAAATTGATAGCTTGCTACTCAAGGAAAGATCATGTCTAGAAGAAAGACATTTAAGAGATAGGGAAACTTTCACTCAAACGAAGCATCTATTTGAAGAGACTACAGTAAAGAGAAACAACAAACTGGTTAATCCTGTATCTGATGCTGAAGGGATTGCTGTATCAGATGTGTTGGAATCGTTAACGGAACAAAGCTGTGAAAAATATAGTATGCATGAAGCTGCGCCTTCAGAAAATTTTGTGCCAGCTTCAGCTGAGGAAGAACAACCACAATGCTCTAGTCCTATTGCATTGTCGCCTTGGGGTGAACAAAGTTACTATCAGGGTGAAGCTGTTGATTCTGCTCTGTGGGGTGTACAAGATGACCCTGGAAATGACATGTGGTCAATGCCTTCACCAACACCTGCTCTCCAACCTTCCTCAG GTCTTGGAGCTGATGGAAAAGATGTTTCATGCATCATAGAGGAGGTGATAGCAGACCAAGGAAAtaatatttttgttgaaactttaCCAACACAAGGGGAGAAAAAGATGCGACAGGGAAACTCAAGTGCCTCCACAGgtcctggagaaacagagaag GTAAAACCAAAATCAATTGCTGCATCAGGTCCATCCCTAGATGGGAGCACAAAAGCTTCAGATTGGCAACCCTCAGGCTCATCTCTGGTGAGGAGTGCAAAAGCTTCAGGTTGGAGACCACCAGCTTTATCTCTTGAAGGGGTTACTAATGATTCAGGTTCGCAACCATCATGTCCCTCTACACAAGGGAGCACAAAAGCTTCAGGTTGGCAGCGATCAAGTTCATCTCCAGATGGAAGCAGAAAAGCCTCAGGTTGGCAGCGATCAAATTCATCTCCAGATGGGAGCAGAAAAGCCTCAGGTTGGCAAGCACCAGTTTTTTCTGTAGAGGGGAGTGCAAAATCTGCATGGTGCCGATCAAGTACATCGCCAGATGGGAGCAGAAAAGCTTCAGGTTGGCAAAGGTCAGGTTCTTTCACCCATGGAAGTGCAAAAGCTTCTGGCTGGCAACCCTCAGGTTCTTCTGCAGATGGGAGCACAAAAGTTGATGGTCGGCAACGAACAAGTTCATCTCCTGAGGGAACCAGAAAATCTTCAGGTTTGCATTGGTCAGGTCGTGAGAGCTCAAAGGTTAATTCGGCCTCTGGTGCCGGCAAAAGCTGTAAATCGTCTAGTCACCAAGCGACTACACCAACAGGCAGGCACTCTGTGGAAGCCCACCAAGCTACTACACCAACAGGCAGGCACTATGTGGAAGCCCCAAAGAGACAGGGAAACAGTGATAATAGTACTTCTGTCTGGGACGAAGCTCTCGGAAACTCTCGGGAACTGTCAAAGAGACAGGGAAATGGCGACAAGAATGCAGGTTGGGGAGAGGCTCTAGGAAGCAATAGGAGCTGGCATTCATCCTCTGGCAATGCCAGTCGGGGCAGCCACCATGACAGGCACTCCCATGGCACCGAATTCCGGCAGGGCAGCTCAAACCACCCTCGGAGGTACGACCACCGTCATGATCATGGCAGCGGTGGGTCATCCAGGTCGTCGTCGAGAGGGCAGCCCCAAAGAGGGGTCTGCAAATACTACGAGAATGGCCACTGCTGGAAGGGTTCGAAGTGCCAGTACCTCCACCGTTGA
- the LOC120650539 gene encoding uncharacterized protein LOC120650539 isoform X2: MDGGAGPGAEVLSPGEADWPPELRLPPPPPPAPASRRGYAAPAPHLHMQLPSAAAPREEERPPPRHAEGGFDDRQFLGSIMGGAAPQQQQHQQPQPQPAAAAAPVKRKRGRPPKNRDGAPPPAAPAPVKKKDEEVVCFICFDGGDLVVCDRRGCPKVYHPACIKRDESFFRSRGKWDCGWHICSGCEKAVQYMCYTCTYSVCKGCIKQGKFFGVRGNKGFCDTCYGTILLIESKDDGAKVGVDFDDKNSWEYLFKLYWLDLKGKHLLTLEELISAKSHWSVPTTAGRREKEESSDDLYDANDDQDASFDISSRKRRRNNFSGKRGQKRKKDSSITARQCGISINSAASLPNGSKSGGMSLPGVTEWASSELLEFIGHMRNGDSSYISQPDVQVLLLEYIKQNNLRDPHRKSQVICDSRLSNLFRKPRVGHIEMLKLLEMHYLVKQTPTLNADSQQAVDSDSAEADAGGYNELMGKLSSDKRKKVHKKGERELTTNLEDYVAIDMHNINLIYLRRSLLEDLIDNDAAFSEKIAGSFVRIRISGLGNKQDMYRLVKVVGTPKVAERYNIGKKTTDYALEISNLDKKEVITMDTISNQDFTEEECKRLRQSMKFGLTTRLKVGDVYEKAKIFQSLRFKDWLENEKQRLSHLRDRASETGRRKQLRVCVEKLQLLDTPEEKARMINEVPEVHVDPHMAPNYESAEEQDYKKAVDRTINKNGQDLGRKGAQSNSGENHMQKCLDGSSYTSSALKEDVGHKSGAGSNINLNKAAEPALLGAVSNNTEPEQVWLYKDPKGIVQGPFTLSQLSKWVGYFPRDLRIWLTFESEENSLLLTEVLKKQQTDFVQSSALSTSDKSIWAGTGQERINSDLVANRSSSPIGYNAAYSYAPSRQFAEGSHTTKEDPKSLGATLPWRSLNDGHTLQGQVQHQVSYSSTILSSAGSSAPPSSHDERVPNERVGEWNSCQDNGGMWNSTIALMNDSHKSNVEQHPDGCFMDDQLQTDSTSNRHKVSVLTAQQSERDPATSHSTTSLPEFKAMCQQERCYWSSAINAGAHDLAKPESCSPTNPVEDRDSSSASVVSIQSASTSNSIKTEATTNQHKSCRPDASNAPFDQLPEPKSGPVFSSKTQDVESEYPSPTPKLERKEPSMNHSGSTSVAPEDLATNTCVYSSISFVSEPLGQPASKIDSLLLKERSCLEERHLRDRETFTQTKHLFEETTVKRNNKLVNPVSDAEGIAVSDVLESLTEQSCEKYSMHEAAPSENFVPASAEEEQPQCSSPIALSPWGEQSYYQGEAVDSALWGVQDDPGNDMWSMPSPTPALQPSSGLGADGKDVSCIIEEVIADQGNNIFVETLPTQGEKKMRQGNSSASTGPGETEKVKPKSIAASGPSLDGSTKASDWQPSGSSLVRSAKASGWRPPALSLEGVTNDSGSQPSCPSTQGSTKASGWQRSSSSPDGSRKASGWQRSNSSPDGSRKASGWQAPVFSVEGSAKSAWCRSSTSPDGSRKASGWQRSGSFTHGSAKASGWQPSGSSADGSTKVDGRQRTSSSPEGTRKSSGLHWSGRESSKVNSASGAGKSCKSSSHQATTPTGRHSVEAPKRQGNGDKNAGWGEALGSNRSWHSSSGNASRGSHHDRHSHGTEFRQGSSNHPRRYDHRHDHGSGGSSRSSSRGQPQRGVCKYYENGHCWKGSKCQYLHR; the protein is encoded by the exons ATGGACGGGGGCGCGGGCCCGGGCGCCGAGGTGCTGTCGCCCGGCGAGGCCGACtggccgcccgagctccgcctcccgccgccgccgccgcccgcgccggcctcgcGGCGCGGCTACGCGGCCCCCGCTCCCCACCTGCACATGCAGCTCCCTTCCGCTGCGGCGCCCAGAGAGGAGGAGCGGCCACCGCCTCGCCACGCGGAGGGGGGTTTTGACGACCGGCAGTTCCTCGGATCGATCATGGGGGGCGCGGCcccgcaacagcagcagcatcagcaaccgcagccgcagcccgcggccgccgccgcgccggtgaagaggaagagggggagGCCGCCGAAGAACAGggacggcgcgccgccgccggccgcgcccgctccggtgaagaagaaggacgaggaGGTGGTGTGCTTCATCTGCTTCGACGGGGGCGACCTCGTGGTCTGCGACCGGAG GGGTTGCCCGAAGGTGTACCATCCTGCTTGCATCAAGCGTGACGAGTCCTTCTTCCGGTCTCGGGGCAAGTGGGATTGTG GGTGGCACATATGCAGCGGCTGTGAAAAGGCAGTACAATACATGTGCTATACCTGCACGTACTCCGTCTGCAAAGGGTGCATCAAACAAGGAAAATTCTTTGGTGTTAGAGGGAACAAGGGCTTCTGTGATACATGTTATGGTACAATATTGTTGATAGAATCCAAAGATGATGGTGCAAAG GTTGGTGTTGATTTTGATGATAAAAATAGCTGGGAGTATCTTTTCAAGTTATATTGGTTGGATCTGAAAGGGAAGCATTTATTAACATTGGAAGAGCTAATCAGTGCCAAGAGCCATTGGAGTGTCCCTACTACTGCTggtaggagagagaaagaggagtcATCAGATGATTTATATGATGCAAATGATGATCAAGATGCTAGTTTTGACATCTCTTCGAGGAAACGAAGACGGAATAATTTTTCAGGAAAAAGAGGACAGAAACGCAAAAAGGACAGTAGTATTACTGCTAGGCAGTGTGGAATCTCAATCAACAGTGCTGCAAGCTTACCAAATGGATCGAAAAGTGGAGGGATGTCCTTGCCAGGTGTTACAGAATGGGCTTCATCTGAGCTATTGGAGTTCATTGGACACATGAGAAATGGTGATAGTTCCTATATTTCCCAGCCTGATGTCCAGGTTCTTTTGCTTGAATATATAAAGCAAAATAACCTCCGTGATCCTCACAGAAAAAGTCAGGTGATCTGTGATTCAAGGCTTAGCAATTTGTTTAGAAAACCACGTGTTGGTCATATTGAGATGTTGAAGCTTCTGGAGATGCATTATCTTGTGAAACAGACTCCAACGTTAAATGCAGATAGTCAACAAGCAGTTGATTCAGATTCTGCCGAAGCAGATGCTGGAGGATATAATGAGTTGATGGGTAAATTAAGTTCTGATAAGAGGAAGAAGGTTCATAAGAAGGGTGAAAGAGAACTGACAACTAATTTAGAGGACTATGTAGCCATTGACATGCACAATATCAATTTAATTTACTTGCGTCGGAGCTTGCTGGAGGATCTTATTGACAATGATGCTGCATTCTCTGAGAAAATTGCTGGCTCCTTTGTGAGGATAAGAATTTCTGGTCTTGGCAACAAGCAAGATATGTACCGTCTAGTGAAAGTTGTTG GTACACCTAAGGTTGCAGAGCGATACAATATCGGTAAAAAGACAACAGATTATGCTCTTGAGATATCAAATTTAGATAAAAAAGAGGTTATCACAATGGATACGATCTCAAATCAGGATTTTACAGAG GAGGAATGCAAGCGCTTACGTCAGAGTATGAAGTTTGGTCTAACCACCCGGTTAAAAGTG GGAGACGTCTATGAGAAAGCTAAAATCTTCCAATCTCTGCGATTTAAAGAT TGGTTGGAAAATGAGAAGCAGAGGCTGAGCCATCTTCGTGATCGTGCTAGTGAAACTGGACGTCGAAAGCA ACTGAGAGTGTGTGTAGAGAAGTTGCAGCTTCTGGACACTCCTGAAGAAAAAGCCCGAATGATTAATGAAGTGCCAGAAGTACATGTTGATCCCCACATGGCTCCAAATTATGAATCTGCTGAAGAACAGGATTATAAGAAAGCCG TTGATCGGACAATAAATAAGAATGGACAAGATCTAGGAAGAAAAGGAGCACAATCGAATTCTGGGGAGAATCATATGCAGAAATGCCTGGATGGAAGCAGTTACACCAGTAGTGCACTAAAAGAGGATGTAGGCCATAAATCAGGAGCAGGAAGTAACATTAATTTAAACAAGGCAGCAGAGCCTGCATTGCTTGGGGCTGTATCAAATAACACTGAGCCAGAACAAGTTTGGCTCTACAAGGATCCTAAGGGAATTGTTCAGGGGCCGTTTACTCTTTCGCAGTTATCCAAGTGGGTAGGTTACTTCCCACGCGACCTGAGAATATGGCTCACATTTGAGAGTGAAGAGAACTCGCTTCTGTTGACTGAAGTGCTCAAGAAACAGCAGACAGATTTCGTTCAGTCTTCAGCACTCTCTACCAGTGATAAATCAATATGGGCAGGCACAGGGCAAGAAAGAATCAACTCAGATTTAGTTGCAAATAGATCTTCCTCCCCTATTGGTTATAATGCCGCGTATTCTTATGCACCATCTAGGCAGTTTGCTGAGGGTTCTCATACTACAAAAGAAGATCCAAAGTCTCTGGGTGCAACTTTACCATGGAGGTCACTGAATGATGGTCACACTTTGCAGGGCCAGGTCCAGCATCAGGTTAGCTATTCATCAACCATTCTATCTTCAGCAGGTTCATCTGCACCACctagctctcatgatgagaggGTCCCAAATGAACGGGTTGGTGAATGGAACAGTTGTCAGGACAATGGTGGTATGTGGAATTCAACCATAGCGCTCATGAATGATAGTCACAAGAGTAATGTGGAGCAGCATCCTGACGGTTGTTTTATGGATGACCAATTGCAAACTGACTCTACGAGTAATCGGCATAAAGTCTCAGTTCTTACTGCACAACAATCTGAGAGGGACCCTGCTACTTCTCATAGTACTACAAGTCTGCCAGAGTTCAAAGCCATGTGCCAGCAGGAACGCTGTTACTGGAGTTCAGCAATAAATGCTGGCGCTCATGACCTAGCAAAGCCTGAGAGCTGTTCTCCAACAAATCCTGTTGAAGACAGAGATTCGAGTTCTGCTTCTGTTGTGTCTATTCAGTCTGCGTCTACCTCAAATTCTATTAAGACTGAGGCAACCACGAATCAGCATAAATCATGCCGACCTGACGCATCGAATGCACCATTTGATCAGCTTCCTGAACCTAAAAGTGGCCCGGTGTTTTCCTCAAAGACTCAAGATGTTGAGTCTGAGTACCCTAGTCCAACCCCAAAACTGGAGAGGAAGGAGCCTTCCATGAACCACTCAGGATCAACATCAGTAGCACCTGAAGATTTAGCTACAAACACATGCGTCTACTCTTCAATATCTTTTGTATCAGAACCGTTGGGCCAACCTGCTAGTAAAATTGATAGCTTGCTACTCAAGGAAAGATCATGTCTAGAAGAAAGACATTTAAGAGATAGGGAAACTTTCACTCAAACGAAGCATCTATTTGAAGAGACTACAGTAAAGAGAAACAACAAACTGGTTAATCCTGTATCTGATGCTGAAGGGATTGCTGTATCAGATGTGTTGGAATCGTTAACGGAACAAAGCTGTGAAAAATATAGTATGCATGAAGCTGCGCCTTCAGAAAATTTTGTGCCAGCTTCAGCTGAGGAAGAACAACCACAATGCTCTAGTCCTATTGCATTGTCGCCTTGGGGTGAACAAAGTTACTATCAGGGTGAAGCTGTTGATTCTGCTCTGTGGGGTGTACAAGATGACCCTGGAAATGACATGTGGTCAATGCCTTCACCAACACCTGCTCTCCAACCTTCCTCAG GTCTTGGAGCTGATGGAAAAGATGTTTCATGCATCATAGAGGAGGTGATAGCAGACCAAGGAAAtaatatttttgttgaaactttaCCAACACAAGGGGAGAAAAAGATGCGACAGGGAAACTCAAGTGCCTCCACAGgtcctggagaaacagagaag GTAAAACCAAAATCAATTGCTGCATCAGGTCCATCCCTAGATGGGAGCACAAAAGCTTCAGATTGGCAACCCTCAGGCTCATCTCTGGTGAGGAGTGCAAAAGCTTCAGGTTGGAGACCACCAGCTTTATCTCTTGAAGGGGTTACTAATGATTCAGGTTCGCAACCATCATGTCCCTCTACACAAGGGAGCACAAAAGCTTCAGGTTGGCAGCGATCAAGTTCATCTCCAGATGGAAGCAGAAAAGCCTCAGGTTGGCAGCGATCAAATTCATCTCCAGATGGGAGCAGAAAAGCCTCAGGTTGGCAAGCACCAGTTTTTTCTGTAGAGGGGAGTGCAAAATCTGCATGGTGCCGATCAAGTACATCGCCAGATGGGAGCAGAAAAGCTTCAGGTTGGCAAAGGTCAGGTTCTTTCACCCATGGAAGTGCAAAAGCTTCTGGCTGGCAACCCTCAGGTTCTTCTGCAGATGGGAGCACAAAAGTTGATGGTCGGCAACGAACAAGTTCATCTCCTGAGGGAACCAGAAAATCTTCAGGTTTGCATTGGTCAGGTCGTGAGAGCTCAAAGGTTAATTCGGCCTCTGGTGCCGGCAAAAGCTGTAAATCGTCTAGTCACCAAGCGACTACACCAACAGGCAGGCACTCTGTGGAAGCCC CAAAGAGACAGGGAAATGGCGACAAGAATGCAGGTTGGGGAGAGGCTCTAGGAAGCAATAGGAGCTGGCATTCATCCTCTGGCAATGCCAGTCGGGGCAGCCACCATGACAGGCACTCCCATGGCACCGAATTCCGGCAGGGCAGCTCAAACCACCCTCGGAGGTACGACCACCGTCATGATCATGGCAGCGGTGGGTCATCCAGGTCGTCGTCGAGAGGGCAGCCCCAAAGAGGGGTCTGCAAATACTACGAGAATGGCCACTGCTGGAAGGGTTCGAAGTGCCAGTACCTCCACCGTTGA